One genomic segment of Carassius carassius chromosome 21, fCarCar2.1, whole genome shotgun sequence includes these proteins:
- the LOC132098265 gene encoding ras-specific guanine nucleotide-releasing factor RalGPS1-like: MRNTFLFLSTFRGRMYATLGPNCTTGAVSSYECSSLTSITIEGPLRRKTLLKEGKKPTLSSWKRYWIVLSGSILIYFGSKALRANERRHYKSRPCKKITLTGWMVVLPENPEHPNIFQLTDPERGNVYKLQTGSRFSAIIWHRHLAEACRSTRPQIPANLMSFE; encoded by the exons ATGAGAAACACATTCCTCTTCCTGTCCACTTTCAGAGGACGTATGTATGCCACACTTGGTCCAAACTG CACCACAGGGGCAGTTTCCAGCTATGAATGCAGTTCTCTGACAAGTATAACCATTGAAGGACCCCTGCGAAGAAAAACACTGCTGAAGGAGGGGAAAAAACCCACT CTCTCATCCTGGAAGCGCTACTGGATTGTCCTGTCTGGCTCCATTCTCATCTATTTTGGTTCTAAAGCTCTAAGAGCAAATGAGCGAAGACAT TATAAATCCAGGCCATGTAAAAAGATCACGCTCACAGGTTGGATGGTGGTTCTTCCAGAAAACCCTGAACATCCAAACATTTTCCAGCTCACTGATCCTGAAAGAG GTAATGTTTACAAGTTACAGACTGGATCACGTTTCAGTGCCATTATCTGGCACAGACATTTAGCCGAGGCGTGCAGGAGTACAAGACCACAG ATACCAGCGAACCTCATGTCCTTTGAATAG